In Mercenaria mercenaria strain notata chromosome 15, MADL_Memer_1, whole genome shotgun sequence, a single genomic region encodes these proteins:
- the LOC128549178 gene encoding uncharacterized protein LOC128549178 — translation MAESILKNLTMDQKLKAFEKTRAKFSVPGAKLVLITEEYYDAALKFARENYLPHEPLNKAFGVPWSQEQEKFWLKMLKLNLSLMLINEESGEPMAFRVTRIARYDDKINLELIQTPPFRELIRYCVYGDRQADFFGQNGITEAFHFLGLAVADKFKNRGLATQIFNAAIDMIRNFGIDPVYVKVEGSSNFSKKIFENANFEILYELPFATWEVDGKFPIQNTGIHKSMKIYRKKLTAES, via the exons ATGGCAGAATCCATCCTAAAAAACTTGACAATGGATCAAAAACTAAAG GCTTTCGAAAAAACACGTGCAAAGTTCAGCGTGCCTGGTGCGAAACTTGTGCTTATCACGGAGGAATACTATGATGCCGCCTTGAAGTTTGCTCGAGAAAATTACCTCCCACATGAACCTTTGAATAAAGCATTTGGTGTGCCTTGGAGTCAAGAGCAGGAAAAGTTTTGGTTGAAAATGTTGAAACTCAACTTATCTCTAATGCTGATAAATGAAGAAAGCGGAGAACCGATGGCATTCCGGGTAACTAGAATTGCTAGGTACGATGACAAAATAAATCTAGAATTAATACAAACGCCGCCTTTTAGGGAATTGATACGCTATTGTGTCTACGGTGACAGACAAGCGGATTTCTTCGGGCAAAATGGTATCACTGAAGCATTTCACTTTCTCGGACTGGCAGTGGCTGATAAATTCAAAAACCGTGGCCTTGCAACACAAATTTTTAACGCAGCAATTGACATGATACGGAACTTTGGAATTGACCCGGTGTACGTGAAAGTAGAAGGTTCATCAaatttttcgaagaaaatatttgaaaatgcaaaCTTTGAGATATTGTACGAGTTACCGTTTGCAACGTGGGAAGTAGACGGAAAATTTCCAATTCAGAATACGGGTATACATAAATCGATGAAGATATATAGAAAGAAACTTACAGCTGAATCGTGA